The sequence AAGTTAAGTTAATACAGTTAATTCATAATCATGAATTGATTGTGAAAACCATGAATCGTCCCCATTCATGCCACATAAACAGCTTTGACCCGTTCTGCCCTAAACCCTTCAGGACCTCTGGAAGGTATTTTGTGTTATCAGGCACCAGGCTGTTTCCAGGAGATTCTTCAGGTCATGACAGTTTAAAAGGGGGTCACACTTGTGTTTCCTGCTCATCCCTCAGAAAAACAATGAGGTTAAAGTTTGAGAATTTGGGGGCCAGGATGACGTGTCGTTCTGTTTGCCATGTTGTTCGAGTCATTTGTGCGTCAGTTTAGGTGTGTTGACAagttttgatgtgttttctcattttactttCTTATGATGGACTGAACAACACTCTATATTGTTTGACCTGCTTGAAGAGGGTATGttatgtaaaactgacttttttgtAACCTTATGTGATAttataatgtcattccctcatcagaaacatgcctggagtgttGAAATGATTCTTTAATCTGCCATGGCAGCCATTTGGGGTGCATAAACGCTTGCTCTCACAAAgccttccccactcagctcctccagactagtggcaacagcaattaacaaacacctggtggaactgcacctCATAAAACTCATCACTACTCATAAAACTACTTCTGCAACTTTCCTCTAATTCAGAAGTTTAGTTTGTTTAGTATCTGGGTTAACTGTGTTTTAAACTGTCTCGCcaagttttctgacatttagcaaatagaaataattttggtaaatctaactaagcaaaaataagaaagctttggttttatttaactgCAGACAGTgagcaaaattttatttttattctgtgtacCGTATTTATATCagtatctggtttcaactgtattttaaaatgtaaacggcttaatggagaaacattgttgtgatgatgtgctgaaagCAGAGTGTCTGGAggaacaggagcttcttaaagagacagacgcccaatttcaagacgttaAATGCaacatcaaatttattttaactcatATTGGATATATACCGTATCTTTATATCAACTGAAGGTGaattgattgtgctataaaatggcaccatgtgcctggaaaatacatgacACTGTTcctttgaatttaaattttgtaaTAATGGTTGGgtttaaaaagtgtaattaaatatttacatacactgaataaaaaacacattagcAAGAagatattttagacatttatttttgtaactttcccTCAAATCAAAAATTTATTTGGTTAGTATCTGGGATAACAGTCTTTTAAAGTGAGTCTTGCAAGTTTTCtgacaaatagaaataattttctgaattttaactaagcaaaatcaagaaaaagaaaaaaaaaatgtatttgtgttttttttccaactgtattttaacttttttttcattattctttATTCCAGGCCAGAGACCTGCAGCTATTGTTTCTCCCATTGCTGGGACCACCAGAGACGTAGTGGAGTCGGCGCTGGACATCGGGGGCTTCCCTGTCCTGCTGAGCGACACGGCGGGCCTCAGAGACAGCCCAGACCTGGTGGAGCAGGAGGGGGTTCGTCGGGCCAGGGAGAGGTACAGACAGGGAGCAACCAAAACAACTCCTTAACAATCCAGTTAATTTCTGTTCAATTTAAATCCACACAGCCAGAAATAAGATCGATGCTGGTTAAACAGGATAGCTCTACGTAACGATGTGTGCTGAATGCTGCCTCAGCAAGTGTTCACGTGTATAATTTAGCAGGACAAATGACTGTGGAGACCAAAGACGTATGttctggaaaacaaagaaaggaagaaataagTCTTTTCTGTAATGTCTGTGTAGCTGCCTCAGTTTATTTTACTGCTGAGCCACGGTTATAAATACATGGGACAAACAGACCCAGGAGGTTATGCAATGAAGAGCCACCGTTCCTCATTGTGAGTTTTTCAAGTGTTATGATATATGTTCATAGTGGTTCACTCTTACAGGCATCCAGTATTTACATCAGCGAAGAATACTTGGTGCATTTGTCATCACTGCTTTACAGAACGGACACTGAAgtgaaaaaatatacacaagTTAAAACAATTAGTTGGACTGTGACATAAATATCCAAGAAAATAAGCTGATCTTGTTATCAAAGTCAACTAGTGGCTCTATTTTTATAATATGATTGATATAAAGAACTTTAGGTGTAAATATGTCAAATCTTTTCAACATATTCtgtttaaatcattattttcttcCCTTAGAAAATTAATGTCAAGTGTTTCCCaaactacttgtgtttttggCAGGCAGTTTGCATCTCTGcaaagaaagcaataaaaaagatttacagaGTGCTGCAGGGCTCAGCCTTCTGTTTTGGTGATAAAGGATAGCTTTTGATGCCACATATATTTTAACGGCtcttataaaacaaaatgttagtCATTGCAGTGTTTTaacagtcaaataaaatgtgattaaaagaaACTAGAAGATTAAGAGTGAAAAACTTTAtgatatttctgtttgtggaaGTGTGTGTTGTTGGTTTAAAATGGGATTTATGAGGCACTGAAAGCACACCTTAAAAAGAGGATATTAGTGCAGCCGGCCAGAAtatttgttgcaattttttccacttttttcccTTACCTCTTTTCCTGTACAAAAAAGCAGTATATACAGTaattaatataaacattttcaactggtcatgttgttgaaaaatgttcattttaaatgagaCCAAAGGAGCAGGGTTATAAAGTACAGAAGATGTAAAAGTTCTGAGTAGCAAAATGGGaacataattaaactaaattcacAGCTAAGAAAAGAGCTAatttaaatagcaaaaaatgtgacatttaaattgacaaagagtcattttttaaaaaatattctctgtttcttgcattttgtttgtttgtagtgATGAACAAATTTAGATCAAagtgaagataaaaacacagaaatgtcagAGTAATTTTGCTCCAGTTAGGTGGCTCTATAGGAAGGGTGGGCACTTTGTGTTCTGTAGGAAACCGGTTTGCAGGGAGCAGGACTGGAGCTCGTGACCCGGGTCACTACAGGAAGGACATGGTGAATACAAGCATCCGCTGCCACTCCTGCTGCTACCTTACGCTTGGATGGATGCAAGGCAGCGACATTTCACGTTGATTCCTTTCACAGtgataaattaaacaacaatGTAAACAATCCCAATCTTTTCAGAAAAtcccactggaaaaaaaactctgcagaaATGACTGACATATTCAATGAGAAGCTTCTCCttttctaaattaaacaaaacaattaagatGACAGCTGTAGCTACTGAAACTGAGTTGAaaattgttatttgttttagatgaatagaaacaaaaaacaagtataTTACATTAAATCATAGAAGGaatatcagttatttttattaatgaattagaaacagtgaaatgttcaatgcaaataaaactgtgatCTAAAGACAACCTATTAAATGTGAGACTCTGAAATGATGTGaaactttaattatttcatatttacagTCACACTTTGTGCCTGCAGCAGTGTTGGTTTTAAGGCTCCTTCAGCTCATGATGATATGAGATTCAGGGACAGAAATTATAACAAATTATATTGTAAATTAAACAaccaaagaaagtaaaaaataatatgcTACAATTAAAGGAACATTATCAGGAGTGGGAATACAAATCATCAatgttcattattattattatttatcactgTGGGTTCAGTGCACtatctttaaattatttcagtttttaaatgaccGGATCATAAACACTGCTGTGACAGTTGGCTAAAGTAGTTCTgcaagataaaacattttctatttacagaGATTTGTCCAAGTctgagaatttaaaaagaaaatgtctccGTCTCCGTCTCCACAAAAGTGCCATAAATATTCTCCAGGATGAAACTggatgctgtttgtgttttctgcagggTGCAGCAGGCTGATCTGACTCTGCTGGTCGTTGACTCCACCATCCTCCCCTCGGAggagcaggaagctgcagcgcTCCTGCTGGAGCACCTGAGGAGCGTCCTGTCCTCCCAGGACCAGCCTGGAGCAGGTACGTCATGATGACATCATCAAGGTGTTTGTGTCTCTTTAGTGAAATGTTGAACGTTGAACCATGAGTTAATTTGGTTCAACATTCAATATGGAAAACTAATCGTTTTCCATTTTCTTATCCCTTAAAATCTCACTACACTACTGATACGTTTGTGTTGGTTCTGCAGGCAGGTGTCTCCTGGTGCTGAATAAAGTTGATCTGCTACCTGAGGCTCACAGAGAGAAGCTGAATCTGGGGCTGAGAAGAGTCTCTGGACTCCCACCTGTCTGCCTGATTTCCTGTCAAACCAACGAAGGACTGAAAGATTTCCTCACTGTGCTGCAAAGCAACATCAAAACAATGTACGTTTTTTATTTCATCGCCTCAAATCAGTATTAGCATTAGGGGAGTAAAAAAGGGAGATGCACGATATATCGGCGCCAACATCGGTATCGGCTGATATTGTTAATTTTGTAACACATTGATATCgatcacataaataaaactgggcaAATATGaacaactgatatttatttttatctgtctgGTGGAGTTTTTTCCAAAAGGTGTCGAAACGGTTGTGAAATATATATGATACTGGTAAATATTGTTTATCAACCATAACAGACAATATCTTATATCGATATCAGCCCAGATTTTTGTATCGGTACATTTctattaaaaagttaaacaacaaaatgactatTTTACCTCAACGTACTTCTAAGCTTGTCGCTATAAGGGATCAATCAGTTAATtgtgtgataaattaaaattaaaattaaaattttgatgctcaatattttttgaatggtaattttgtttacagagatttgattatcaattttatttatggtttctgttgtgtgtactttttatttctgttttatttattgtttttggttgttgtgtttgattttgaatatttaaatgtgtttcagttCCAGTATTAAGTGTTATTTACTAAATTAGGGAGGGAACTTTTATGCactattttgcacaaaaacattatttttgtctcaaaagaacaatattattgtttatttcaataattaccAGCACAGTAATTACTGAGATTATTAGTAATCCAATAACCTACTTACTACGACAGTTTTTGATCCATCAGAATTGGTTATTGTGACAAACCTCCATACATGTCATGTTTTAGgtgaaactttttgttttttctttgtgttcctCTTTCATTTCAGTAGCGATGAGAAAAATCgcatttgttttctgctgctgatgagCTTTTATGACTTCAacctcatgtttgtttttcttggtctGATTTTCTTCTGCAAACTGAAGCACAAAAAGTAATGATCGTTTTATTGCTCTCGTTCGTTTTGTTCTCCTGACTTCCTCTCTAGGTGTGGTGACCCTCTCTCCGGAGCGCCCACGCTGACCCAGGCCCGCCACAGGGCCCACCTGCAGCAGTGCGTGGCGGCGCTGGCTCAGTATCGGCGGTACCGCGACTCTGACCTCGCTCTGGCAGCTGAGGGCGTCCGGTTAGCGCTCACCAGCCTGGGGAGGATCACAGGACGAGTGGGGGCAGAGGAGATCCTGGATATTATCTTCAAAGACTTCTGCATTGGAAAATAACGGAGCGAGagtgaaaacacagaacacaggTGATGACGGCCCACTCAGGGAGGAAGGCTGTTTTCCCACAGAACCGTTTAGTGAACAGCCCGGGCTTCGTGCCATGCGTCAGGGTCCAAATAGTCGGCTGTGTGTTCTTGGCTGCAGACGTACCTCCGTTCCCaggacagaaatattttttctggtggcatttttttttaaatccagctgaAATAGTTTTAGGATGATGGCAATGTCTCAGGGGCCCAATATACTGAACAAGTGTTTGGCACAGACTCAGTCATCATCCGAAAAACTTTCCCAAGGCTAAATATTGTCCTTCAGGGCagcagcacaacaaaacaaaatcagctgTGACCTCGACAAGGTCAGCTGAGCGTGCAGATGTCTACTTTTGTCattgaaatttatatttttcttgtatATGTTTCTTTGCTTGATGTTTGACAACTATAAAGGAAGGTCCACatgttaaaacaaatacagaaaatacttGGCTATCatctcttttcagattttagggttgcctagtcaaagtttggacTAATTGAGAGGCCATGGCGTGAACTTAACACGCTTGAAAACCCTCCAGTGTGACTAAATTTATATGTATAGATGACAATATTTCACTGTGAGTTtctataaattaatttgttgctGCCAAACCTAtaggaaataaattttaaataggACTATGTTGATTTGGGCAGATCTTTTTTgctataaaaactgaaatcatgATTTGAAACTCAGATTGTCTGTTATTTGTTTCATGATTTCCAACATTTCAActcaacaaataagcaaaacagaaagactCTGTTAAAGGACCAAATGtttaagtgaaacattttatcttGGTTGAAGTAGGTAGAGGAgtaaattatttatcataaacttatatgttatattttgtatttgtttgaaGTATTTTCCTTCCTGACGTCTTCAGGCTTTGTTCTCTTATTATATTTACAGAtattgacagaaacagaaaaatatctcaATAGTAATAATTCGTACCAAATATTTAATCCAAGCACTAATTTGTGATTGTAGTACAGCAGACAATAACATTGTGATGACAACTATGGTTCTGTTTATCTTTTACTAGATCAAATACAAGCATTTTATTGTCTCAACATTACATTACTTTTATCTGAAATATCCCTAAAAGtaatgcaatgttttttgtgtaaaacgagtaaaacataaataatttttgaattgagtttttaattgaattgtaAGATTGCATTCAGTGtatcattttggttttttttttttttacttcactttaCTCATTTCCCCCCCAGTTCTGGATGAGGGACAGTGGTTGAGTgtccattgaccataaaattgcacaaattggaatgacaaaaatacatttgtttaatggaaacagacCAATTTCGaaaatgctgcagttttttgCTGAAAGGTTTTTAGGTTATGATGTATTAAAATTactgtattttgtaaaactgcaacagaaacactttttgatGTCGATGTTACAGAAGGCGGAAAAGACGACAGAAAGTGGAAGACGGATTCTGACATCCATCTTATCTTTCAAACAAACTTattaacttgtgtttttatttacgtTTTCTTATTTAACACCAGCACCActattgtgaaattgtgttttttcaacatcaatcaagttttacacacatttgtaaGGTAGTAAGGGGCAACCCTTCAGTGGGAAAAGGGCGTTTTTGGAGGCGATAATCTCTGCACCCTTTGTTCGCCTGTCAATCTGCCCttgatcaaatatttatgtttccttGTTGAAGTCCTCACCCTTCTTCCCCTGGTTTTTCTCTCCCTGTCTCTGACGACATTCGGCCCGCTGCAGACCGGCGCAACTGATGTTTCTGCATTTGTTTGACTCCGTCTGAGCTGGCGACTCTTCCTCTCGCCGCTTTGCTCTGTCAactctctgcttctctttcatgttttctctgattGATGACAAAGCTGGAGGACTTTGAGCTAAAAGTGGGGATTTGCTGTCATGGCGATTTGTGGTTAAAAATTTTGGAGCTTTGTCTTTAAATACTTAAGCCATGCTTTTGGATGCAAGTGTTTGAATGTAGCACAACTCGAAGCAATTTTGCTTCTTTGTTATTGGCTTTTTGGAAATATCTACACACATTTAGCTCTGGCTAGAAATTTctaaattttcatgtttttcagagaaagtcgttattttgttgatttggaTGCGTCAACCAAAAGTGACCcagaaaaaatgtattcatcttTCTTGCAAAGTAATAAAGGATTTTTGTCCGAACTGGCTGATGTTTGCATGATGGCATATTAGGTCCATTgtagataaaaaacaaaagatctttttttctagaaaaaaaacttttctgagtttgaaaagtagaaCGTTTAGTTGAAAAGCTTagaaattttcttcttttgtaaactgttttttctagagaatttctgagatttttagaaaattggGATTTAGAAATCTGATTGACAAaaagtctaataaataaattaggacTCATAacaggtaaatatttttattttattttattttctccctccAGGGGATTTCTAACATAATTTCACATGGTTTCTGACTGATGCccaactttcttttattttgactcgTCGCAGGGACTTGAAACTGTCTGTCAGCTTCCTGTGGTGTTGAATGGTCGCCATCCTGAGATGTGAGTGTTGACGTAGCTGATCCGGCCCGGTCTGCCCTGTATCCATGTGAACCTGTGTGCACGAGAGCATCCGGGACTATACATGGAATCACAAACACTTTATGTTAAACAAAGGATTTCCTGCCAGCAGAAAGCAGACAGACTCACCTGTAGATTTCACATTAATCAGAAAAGTGAGCCTGACGGATCGTTTTCTTATGAAATATGGAAAGCAGCAAAcggtttttctctttgtgtctcTCTGGCTTCTTCACTGGTAACAAGTTGTGACTCCAGGAATTATAACTGGTTTCCATAAGGCTTAAATATCTAAGGATCTCTGCCATCAACCACttgaacaacaaaataaactgacttttaaatgtaatgtaagaaaaacatgctaatttctaattaatctaattacacaatattttttaaaaagttaggaTTAAGGGATTACGCTTATTTCCAAAGGTATTTCCTTGtaataaatttcaaattaattttatttttatagagggtagaacacattttaatcaacATGAATACATCATGTAAATTTCCCAGATTTAGGCTGATTCTCATCTGTAGTTTCCTACCAAGTTGATGGgagggattaaaaaaatacaatagctgcactgaaacataaaagaacagtaatttacagtaaacataataaaaataagtcacatccaaaagaaaaactaacgTAAAAACGTGAATGATTATGAAGTAGTGAGTGTGGAGTGAAAGTAAAACAACGCAGAGTTTTCAACataatttccaaataaaaatctgtaaagtgtggagtgcatttGTAATCAGCTCTCATGATTTAATACTTTCTCTAACCACCATTCACTTCAATcactgctgcatgttttctggGATGTTTCTACCAGATTTATTCCTTTCTGCTGATTGTTTGGTGAATAGTTCAGGTTCAGTTGAATCTGATGAAACTGAACAAtattctttgtttccttttgcaaCCAAAAAGTTACAATTTTGGTCTCATTGGACCAAATCCTTTTCGTCCAAGAAGACTTTAAACTTTCcttcaacaatgtttttcttctttttgaataataattgttccataatttaattttaccacATATTTCTAATTCTGCTGATGGCAACAAGGACTTGGAGCTCATCCCCTAAAACAAATCATAAGAATAAAAGCTGAGAAATTAGTATTTTACAACTAATACTCCTTTTCCATTGAGTGATGTCTGCTGAATTTCCTGTGAGGAAAAttagatacttttttttttttacctaaagtTACACACAAACGCAGGATTGTCAagtcaaaacagtttttatttacagatctACCAACATCAGTGGTTAATTTTACTCAGAAACAGATTAACTAATAGCTTTATCATTTGGTGGCAGGATTGTCCTCACATTGGTGGCAACTTTCACTTCTGATTCAACAAACTTATTTAACTTCAACAAACCATATGAAATATAATAACAcaatttattcacatatttcaGAGCAATCGGGTTGCTTAAACtcaaagttcaaaataaatcataaattgcaaagaaaaatttaagtCAGATTATTATAGGTGCCTCAAAGTTAAGCAGAAGGTGTATATTTGCATAGATATGTTAgtaaaaggtaaatattttaatgtaaattcaCTATaataaagcaggaaaaatgtagtttaagaataataaatgtataaatttaatCACCAGCATGAATAATCTGTACAATATTTACACAAGCTTTAATGAGAATTCAACCTGATCCTGACCTTGAgtacattttcctttcacaatgtttctattttttcccttttcttgtTCGTGTGTACCAAAATATACCTCTAATAATCGTAAAAAAAGGACCAGCATCTATTTCCAGCAACAGAAACCTTTGTACTATTAACGTCTGGAAGGAAAAGGAAGCTGTAAAGCTAAAGAGCCGTTCCTATAATAGTtactaaaactataaaataagcCATAAAACAAGCAGCTAATAGAGTTTACCTATTTTTAagctcaacaaaaacacaaaaatagaaatagagcAGCTAACACCAGACTTGATGTGTATTCGTGCAAACCGCTCATGAGTTACGAGTGTTGCTATTTCAGCTTCTAGCAGACAAAACAGCGACTCTATGTGTCCTCGTCTTGAgtctttgttgcatttttacgACCGTTGAGACAATAAGAGGGCAAACCTGCTTTGGAGTGAGTCAGAGTCCATTTTTAGTTTGTGAGCAAtgcacaagaaaaatatttacacctgTGTCCTTCTGggtttttacatcatgtttacAAACTGGACCAGGAACCTGGCTGAAGTCACGTCTTCATAAATGCAGCCACACTTACTGATGatcaattaatcagttacttttatgtaaagtttagtttttgacatttatattatgctataatgttattccccCATCAAAAGAGTTGGCGCCTCCCCCACACTGCTCCTTCCGACTAGCAGCAGCACCAATTAGCTAACACTTATTGGAGCTGTGAGTCTAACCTCATTCTAAAAACTATTTCTCTTTGCAACGCTCTTGAATTGATTATAGAGGGCTTAATGGAGAAACGTTGTTGAAGGCGGAGAGTCGGAtagagcagaagcttcttaaagaggcagaggcccaattttaaagaggcaaagtcaaatttcttttaaaatattttgatatataCACCCTTTTTGAAATGACTGAAGATTGATGATTGATTCTgctattaaatgaaaaatacataatactgctcctttaattAGCAGTAACTTGGTGCTAACTTAGTTTTACATCTCATGGAATAACATTTATTCTTGCTTCCGTTTAACCAGGAAATTGTTGCACTTTCATCTACATTTAAGGTtagactaaaataatttaagatcAGGTTGTGTTTAGTATCTTCTGTAAAATACTGGAAATGTAGAAAGGTGTATTTTTGTTATGCTAATGATATCTACAGGTTTCCTCAAATTGCTTAACAATAGCAACACAAACATGTCTGTTGACAGTTCACAGTCAAAGTTGCGGTGGGTTTTCTGTGCTTTGGAAATCGATGCTACAGGTAATAGATGGATTCACAACTCATATCAACCAacctgaaaaatataaaaaaaacatttattaacacATGTTCAACTATGGACTACACATGcaagagcagaaaaaatataGACAGATAGTCAAGTCTTTTAACTTCCAGTATTATTGTTATACTGTTTGTTGCTGCTGAAAAATGGGATTAATTGCAATATTGATGCAGTAAAACAAGTTTAATCACACAAACTCCTGCTTGTTAGAGGATTAATGAAGCAAAATGACAAATCAATTTTATCTCTCCCTCtcaagcaaaatgaaaacttgaaaaagaTTGAATCAAGGTTTGATTTGAAGGTTTCCAGAGCGGGAACTCACCACTTCAGGTCTGCTGCAGCTGACTGCGGCAGACATGTTGGTAGCTGCCTACCTCCCCTGCCGAGGCAGAGTCTGCAGGAAAGCAGTGTTTGGTGGGCCAGCCTGTGAAAAGATTGAatgatttaattattatttaaccaCAGATTGAGGATTTACGTCCTCACAGTgaaattttactatttttgccTTACCAAAATTCTTAAATCTAGACTGCTCTACATATAATATGTGAATCAATTGTTAATATTTACATAGAAATTGCTCCTCTGTATGTTACCTTGCTGGGCAGCATTTGACGCAGCGCCTGAATCTCTGTGTCTTTCTGTGCCAGTTGTTGGTCCTGCTCAATTTTCTCTTTCAGTAAAGTCgttaactaaaacaaaagatgtatcaatttaaaacaaataatgcattttaatttattcattcaagcttcagtatgtaacttttataaaacatgttctttaTCTATTTATTAAAGTTATCATTACATCGTGACAGTATAGTGCCAATCATGCGTGTGTACACGCCGCTCACAGCTTCTCCCCCTTGGTCTCTGCTCTGCTTGTCCCCATcagctcaggctagttagcatgactacgtcttctgtaacatttgtttCTCCACTAaagtccctcctcctggctctgattggttgtttttgaccaagagcagtgcatttcttcagacgatAATAGTAGAAGATTATCTGGGGAAATATGTCTCCTACTAGTTTTAACAATCatgtaaaaatcatatttttgtaaaagttattgCAGCTTTAAGCTTTCGTTTGTCACTGAAGAAAACGGCTTTTCTCATAGCTTTGCTCCAGAACCTACCTGTTGATCATGAAGCTTTTGCTTCTCGTCTAAATCCATGGAAGCTTTAGCGACTGCCGTCTTGTATTTGTCTTCACACTGCTGCAGTTTGGAGGTCAGATCTGTGTTTTGCACCTCTAGCTGACTGGACCGCCATTGAACCTCACTCATCTGCAGGATATAAtcagattttctctttaaaaaacaaaaagtttaatgaatatttcattttcttccttaGTTAATCTGGGATGGGGCGCACAAGCGAGTTTAACTGAACTCTGAATGGAAAAGCAAAAGTTTATCAGGtgaagaaactaaaataaatcatgtaaaaGCTAAGCTTTCTGCTTGTCCTTTGGAGCTTTTTAATAGATTAACAACATGTTGTTGCTTAAGATAAGTTTAGTCTTTGTCCTGCTGCATCAGCAGGGCGGACAGCTTCACCTCGGCGTTGACCTCGAGTTTGCCTCACAGGACATCTGTCTCTTTAGCTGGACTTATCAGGAATGATGCCGTGAGTAAACTTCCTCTCTGGAGAAACAGGTTTCCTGCTCAGCTTGTTTTTTGCAGGGGATTTTAGGAAGAAACGTGTTGAGGGAAAGTTTCAGGGTCAATTTGGCCGAGGCTATTACCTGTGAGGTTTAATGCTGTGCAGATAATATGATTCCTTAAGGTATTAACTTATCATTTGGTGAAATTGTTTATTCTAATTATCTCTTCTTTTTGGTGTTATCATGTgattttctgtctgtatttagatttttaattcgACTAACTTTGCAAATGCTAAATGAAACCATAAGGCAGCCAAACTTGATGCAAAACTCGTTCTGCTTtactaaactacagaaaaaactTCACTTTCACCAAAACCAGGAGAAATTGTCACATTGCTGGATGTGTTTAAGGctgaaattatgtt comes from Gambusia affinis linkage group LG10, SWU_Gaff_1.0, whole genome shotgun sequence and encodes:
- the gtpbp3 gene encoding tRNA modification GTPase GTPBP3, mitochondrial isoform X2, whose translation is MVGLGNQLPPPRTALLRSITDPHSKEVLDRGLVLWFPAPHSFTGEDSVEFHIHGGPAVITAVLQALGSVPGMRPADAGEFTRRAFHAGKLDLTEVEGLGDLIHAETEAQRRQALRQMSGELGRLYQDWSHRLKRTLAHVEAFIDFSEDELIEEGVLDQVDISVCDLQAEIKQHLKDERRGERLRSGIHVVIAGATNAGKSSLLNTLCQRPAAIVSPIAGTTRDVVESALDIGGFPVLLSDTAGLRDSPDLVEQEGVRRARERVQQADLTLLVVDSTILPSEEQEAAALLLEHLRSVLSSQDQPGAGRCLLVLNKVDLLPEAHREKLNLGLRRVSGLPPVCLISCQTNEGLKDFLTVLQSNIKTMCGDPLSGAPTLTQARHRAHLQQCVAALAQYRRYRDSDLALAAEGVRLALTSLGRITGRVGAEEILDIIFKDFCIGK